CACCATTCACATGAAGGGGATTCTTCTGAATCTTCTTGCAGTACTCCTGGCCAGCTGTTGGTCCTGGCACAAAGACACTTGcagcacagctgccaagagtcctgctgctcctgcgGTGAGCCATGGGcatgggcagcctgctccacaCAGCATAGCACAGGGGTTTGCTTCTCCCCTGTGACTTGCTTCCACCACGAACTGCCTCATAGTGCAGAGCAGCTTGTCCCTGACTGGGGGGCCCCTTGTAAGGCTCCACAGGCCCAAGAGGAAAGCCCACAAACTCAGGCTGGGGAACCAATTGATGTAAATTTCTGCTCTGAGCTTAAACTGCAGAATAGCTTATAGTCTGACAAAGGACTAAAATTCATGCATGAGATCTTAGAAATAACCAAGGCTCTCAATAATTTCcgagggcatgtagtgacaggacaaggggaaacgGTTTCAAGCTGACAGAGCGGAGATTTAGATACTGGGAAAAAATGCCtgcctgtgagggtgatgagtcactggcacaggctgcccagagaagttgtggctgccccatccctggcagtgttcaaggccaggttggacagggctttgaccaacctggtctaatggaaggtgtccctgcccatggcaggggggttggaacttgatgatatttaaggtcctttccaacccaaaccagtctgtgattctgtgattattcaGTAACAGCAAGTCCTATGTTAGTCTCCAGCTGTTTTACAGCACTGCTGTAATAATTTCGTTTCCATAATTTATGTAATGCTTCTCCCTTTACCTTTTAATTATATAGGTGGCTGTTCTTACAGGCACTTGGATGACTTTAACTGTGGGGGCTGCTACAACTGTGTAATCTTAGacctttttctgatttaaatacATATGTAAACATAATTATTGGCCTAAGGAAATTAATTGTCTGCATAATTACATATAAGTCCAGATCCAGCTTATTGAAAGGATAGCATCTAAAAAAGTGGCGTCTCTTACAGACTGCTGTTTTTATGGAGGAGAGCTGCCCCCTCCAGTGCGTTGCAGAAATGTGTAGGTATTGTCTGGAACCTCTTTCCTTTGTGACAGCCATGGTGCCAGCAGacttatgtttttctttcttgttttttcaaTAGGAATTACCAtttacaaacataaaaaaatcagttctaaaaatgtagaaaataaagGCTTTGCAGAAACAAAGGTTCCGTGATTTCTGTGTGTCAGTGTGAAGCATACACAGACAAAGCCAGAAATTGTAATCCTAAAACTACTATTGTTGCTAAAAGGATGTTTGTTTAATGACTATGGGTTTTCCATGCTATACGTTCATTATCTTTTCTCCAGAGCtctgaagaactgcagctttCAGTGGCCCACATCAAGCAGATTATTGGGATTTTAAGAGACTTCATACGCTCTCCTGAGCAGAGAGTGATGGCTTCTACTATATCCAAGCTGAAAATGGATTTGGACTTTGACAGCACTTCCATCAATCAGATTCATCTGGTGTTGTTCGGATTTCAGGATGCGGTGAGTTCCATGCCCGGTGCAGGGGTAGAGAGTCTCTTCCTGGACAGAGCTCAACCCAGGGATTTGCAGCTTCCCCAGTCTTCCtcactcctcttcctccttctacTGTGAAGGGGCTTGAATGTCACAGTCTGGGCACTGTTTGAAAGCTCTAGCCTAAAACTGTCAAAACTGTTACTTAAACTTTCAAAGGTTGGGAGGGTTTTAGTGACTCAGGCAGTTGAGATTATAAAACTTCATGTGGCTATTGAAAAACATGATTCTGTTTCCTCAGGAGTAAGCAAATGTTCTTTGCCACTACTTTTACTCATTTATTTATAGGTGAACAAAGTATTAAGAAATCACTTAATAAGGCCCCACTGGATGTTTGCAATGGATAACATAATTCGCCGTGCAGTCCAAGCAGCAGTCACTATACTTATTCCAGGTAaatcaaagcagctgaaaataatctttaaagcAAAAAGGTGGCTGTTTGCAGATCAAAGAGTTGCAGCAAATGTAACAGTTTAGATGTTTAATCTGTCAGCATGCCATTAACTGCATCCCATGTGCTACTACATCAAAAGCATAGGGTCAGAATGTCATACAGAAAGAAGCGTTGATCAGGAGGATTAATGCTATACTTGGGGTACAAAAGCACATAATGAGGAGATAACTAGTGGTTCTGCATCACCAGTGTGGTCCAACCGTGACCAAAGAGGGCAAATTAAATTCAGTCCAGGCTGGAActtttgaaggaagaaagaaaatgactCTACAACATTGTAATGACATCCAAGGTGGGTGACACTGCACAGGTTTGGTTGTGTATTCTGAAAACTGATTACTGAGCTGTAGAACAGATGCATAAAAGGGAGGGCACTAATATAAGGAGGAATGTAGTCTTGGCCTTCAAATGGATAGTAGGAAAAATCATCACCACCTAAGGAGGAGGAGGATAACTGATGAAGAAGTATCTAGGACTAAGTGTGAGTTGGAAATCTACGAATAGTTTTGTAATTAAGTCTTCAAGTGCTGGGTAGCACTTCCAGTATAAAAACGTTTGGAGAGCACTTAGTGAGGGTGAGCCCTTTCAGTTCAAAGTTGCTATTGTTTTTAAGCCAAATATGCAAAATTTTTTAGGACTTTGCTTGTAGAAGAAAAATGGCAGCCATTCTTTGGTGGGAAGGGTGGCCACCAGCAGCAAGTatggagagagctggggttaGAATTGCtacctggagaagaggaaggctTTGTAAAGTTTTGATCCAGGGCGATCAAAAGGAGAATGATGATGCTTTGAAAGCAAGCTTTGAAGAGTTTCTCATTAGCACATTTAGTTTCTTATTATTCATTTAATCACAAATGTATTTGTCCCCTCTACAGCTGTAATCTACAGCTACCTACCTCTACTGGTATGCTACAGCTAAGCTACTACATTGCCACCTATTTTAGAATTGATGCTGGAGAACCTGTGGTCCAGCTTGCATAAGGCTTTGCTACTCCCCTGCTCAGTATTGCAGTAAAGCAGAAGGTGTAAATAGTCTGCTTCCTCAGCTGAAGCTCCCCCAAGAGCAAGCTGCAACACCTCTGAAGAGAGACCTGTCCAAAGAAATTCTCTTACCCACTTTCTTTACCAGAGCTTCGAGCTCACTTTGAGCCAGCGTCAGAAACTGAAGGCGGGGAAAAAGACGGAGATGAAGCAGAGGACAGTTTCCAGCCCACTGAACAAAACAGGGCTGAGGATCCCACCACCACATCAGGAGTCAGCACCCTTAGTTCTGTGGTGTCCCAcgaggctcagcagcagcttagCCTGGAGCTGGGCAGACTTAAACAAGAGACCTTAAGGTAATACTCCTGTAAAGGCTGTAGATTTATTTTCAGGCAGTCTTTGAGAAACTCTCAGATGTTGCTTTCTACAGTGACATGCATGTACCTAACATCAATACTGCTCAACTACCACAGCTGCCTCAAGGTGAAGCAGGCCTTCCAGGAACACAAAGGGATTCAGAATACATTGGCAGTACCAGTAGGACAACTCAACAGCCTTCAGTATCGAAGTATTGTTTCTGTGTAATTAATTGTTTAATTGCAGAATGTCATGTTGTATTTCTACTGTTAAGTAATGACGCTTGTGCAACTGTGTGgtttccttcctgctcccttGGCTCCTTTGACACCACCTCATGCCGTAGCACTGCTCTCTGAGCTGTTCCTGCAAGGAAAGGCCAGAGCAGCGCCATCCTGGTCCACAGGGCAGGCTACCCACTGATGAGCAcaagcagagctcagcagagccCCTCTCCTGTTTCTCATGGGTTACTGCATTTGTAGGCTGCTGCCAGTGTGTTAACAGCTTACAGTCTCGTTCTCCTTCGTGGATGTGATGTAAATCTGTCATTGGAACACTCCTGGTTAAACATCACTGTTACATTGCTCAGTAGTAAATTGCAGTATAAAGGCAGCTCTGCCTAGGGAGGATGCAAAACAGTTGGAATAGAATTTACAAGCAATTTACTAAATTCTGTAAAGATGAAGGACTTAAAGTGCCATGGATAAGCAAGTCTCAGACAACAAACTAAAATCTGTAAGCTACAAAATATGCTACTTAAGACAGTATCTCTCAAGTGTCTCTGTCCTTTGGTAGTCATTAAAAAtgataaatgtttttttcagctaGACTGACTCAGTATGGTTGTATTTGATCTCTCTTGTATGCTAACAGCCTTTTGGAAAACCTCgttcagaaggagaaagagtATCAGACCCTATTACGACAATCTCTGGAGCAAAAAACTCAGGAATTACACTTGCTTCGATTAAAACTTAAACCTGAAGGTTATGAGGAGATACTGCACACTTTGACAGGTGCAcactaatatatttttttaaaggacagagtgttggggttgttcagcctaaAGGCAGCTCTGGGAGGCAttagagcagccttctagtacctaaagGAAGCCTatgaggaaagctggagagggactttttaacaagggcatgtagtgatagaacaagggagaatggctttaaactgaaagagggaagattaCCATTACACGCTATGAGCacggtgagacactggaacaagctgctcaAAGAATACAGTCCacacctggcagtgttcaaggccaggttgggcagggcatgaacaacctggtctagtggaaggtgtccttgcccatagcagggagctggaactggatgacttTTAAGggctcttccaacccaaaccattctatgacaaAGAATGCTTTAAGCTTCGGTAGTCTGAAACTGACCACTTTAGCCCCGGTTTTGAGGTGCATTAAcctttacatttgttttctgttaaagaCTCCAACTGGTCTGCAGCACCCTTTAGAGTGAATGCAGACCCTGAGCTCATGAACTGGCTGAAACAACAAGGAGCAGACTTGCATGCCattaaaagggtaaaaaaaccccaaaaaaaccaaaaaccccccACCTTTAAAAATAGTCACTGTAGTCAGTATTAGCAGTTTTCTTCAACAAGGAAATGTTAACTTAGGAATAAATTTGCCTTTTAGTTTGCTGAAGAAGATTATACACTAAGTGCTGTCCTTAATGATATCACTAAGGATGACCTGCGCTACCTGCAGCTGCGGTAAGAAAGTATTTCTTAGTTCCCTGGTGAGACTGTAATTGAAGTAGAttgcaaaacactttttcaGAAGTTCAGTTATTGAAATAATCAGTGACCGGTCAGTAGCAACTGCTGCGAATTTCCTCGCTGGTTTGTTGTTGGAAGTCTTTCACGTCTTAACTGATGCAGTGAAACAACTGCACCTCTGGTGCTTCAAGCTATCTGAGTTTTGGCATTTGTCAAAGTTGGGAGTTCTTTCTGCACCCTTCAGGATGATGTAATCATAGGGATAGCAGGCATCCAGCACTTGTTGTGCCTGCTCCTTGACTCAAGTCCTTTCCTCATCATTCTGTCGGTCAGCCCCTGGCTGACCTGGAAGAGGCCACCTCAGGGAAGTGTGTAGCATTTCCCGTGTAGTGCCATAACCAGTACAGCCTTGGGATTTCTAGATTTTACTTCTTGCTAACTTTAAAGAAGATGAGGAAGTTTTCCCTAATGCTTCTCTATTCTCCCTCATACAGGGGTGGACTTCTCTGCAGAATTTGGAATGCAATCTTAAACCACCGACAAACATCTGGCAAGACCTCTGCACAGGTGGTTCCTGCTTCGGAAGGAGAACATGACATGggaataaacaaatgaaaactgcaTTCCCTACACTTAAATTATtagatgtatatatacatgtcTGTACAGTGGCCCTGCAGGCCTTACACAGCGATGTAGCTTGTTTGACCTTCAGTGTAACACACGGTGATTAATACAGCTTTTAAGTCAGTGTCAATGCACTTAAATTATTTCTGACAAGAGTAATGCAGAAGTCAAATGCTTGTCACTGTAACCTAAAGCATTAGCTGAGGGAAAAAACACCACCTTTTCTGCAAACTGGGTTGGCTTTAGCAttgtgaaaactgaaatatttaagatGTTAACAGCTCTGGCGgttggagcagggaggggatgtGCCAGAGCTCATGGCACCTTTTTGCACATGCCTGTATGCAACTTTTGTATTAAAGCTGCCTTCACAGAACTCCTAAGAAAAGCCTGGTGCAATGTCTTCCTTTATTAACGTTCCTGCAGCAAACCCACAGCATCTAAAGGGCATTTGTGGTGGTTTGGGGAGGAAAATGGTTCatcaagaaacaaagcaaacaaactacTAGGTAAGTGGTGTTGaagtttaacttttttttaactgtacaTAACAGAGCAATCCAAAGACAAGTCAATAAAGCAGATACAAAGCAATTTCAGTAAGCTGCTGCTTTAACTCCTTCCGAAACAACATTCAGCATGTTTAACAAAATCCAAACTGAGATGGATTTCCCACAAACTTCCCCATTTGAAAGAGCTTTTAAATAAGCTTAAGGGTTATTTCTGAGTCATTTAGGTTCCTGTAAATACATTCAGTTATGAATAAATTATGACAGTAGACAAGCCTTTAGCTGGTAGACTTGTAGCTTATCCACTGGTTTGGGCCCCGCACTTCAAAGGGTGGCTCATTGAAGTAGATGTGTTGACAGAGATCTTCCAGTGGTGGCTCCGGGTCAGTGGTAGCAAACTGAGCCGCTTCCTCAATCTCCTTCCTTACTGCCACATCAATATCCTAAACCAAGAATGGATGCTGATTAGAAGGCAGTTGAGAAAAGCATCCTAATTCTGAATTTAAACACAATGATGAAGTGTCGGTCAGAACTAGTGTTAATGCTGTTTACAGACATAGATGAAAAACCTGTGAGAAACCCCTCCCTGCTAAACTGCAGCTTTTTGTGCCTTTTGGACAGTACCTATACCTTGCTGCCAGAAGAACATGACCCCACTGATCTACAGTTTCTGTTCTGATTCTCCCAACCACTGAGAGGGTCAGTGTCAATATGGGGGCTTTATTAAACACAGCTAATGAAGGTATTTATAACATTTACTTAGAGGACCCCTGGCTCCTTCATGAGGATTTTTCACTGTTGACAATTTATCTTTCAGACTTTTAGCCCCTTCCTAGGTAGTTGAGAAGGCCTCGGTAATTTTGACTTCATCTTACATATGACAAGAGCTGTAATTGAAAGATGATCTCCCATGCACACAGCCTTCCTCAGCACCCACATGTGCTTTTCACAGCTCATTAGCATGCAAATCCCCCAGAGCTTGCTTATATGGCAACTAAAAGCCATACCTTTAATTCTTCAATGCTAGCCAGGTTATTGTTGACCATTCTGTCCTTCAGCAAAGTAATGGGGTCACTTTTGCTTCTCACTTCCTGAATTTCTTCCCTAGTGCGATAGCTAGGAGCAACAGAAACAGGGACATGAACTGCTTCAGAAGTGTCCTTGACCAGAGGCAAGGTTCAGGATGCAGCTCACTCTTAGAAAGGAGTGAACAAAGAACTGTCAGGAATGCAACGAAAATACAGTGAAGTTCATCACTCAGAGGGTGGCACAGCTACATCTGGAACACTCCTTAGATCTCTAAGTGGCAACCGAGCTAACACAGCTCCAGAAATAATGTAACGTAGGCAGGGGAAAGGGAGCAATCCCAGCCTGAGGCAGTTCCCATGAGGGGCtgcatttcctccttcccatcaCCCCTCAGGTGATGATGCTAGATGATGAAGCTAGATGACTTGCTGCATGCTTCCAATTCACTACAAGTTTCCAAAACACCAGGCTACACCTCTGCTTCATTCAGATATATCAGTTGGTACAATGCCTGCGTCTTCTTGACACCTGcctctttgtatttttaagaagtGTTCTACTTTACTTGACTGGACAAACCAAATTGTTCCTGCAATTTTAGCATATTGGCCTATACATACTCCAAAAACCTCAGAAAAGCATGATGCTTTTCAGTCAAAGGTCAATTAGAACACGCTATGACTTTATACTGAAAGCAGAATTCATTAATAGAAAGCACAAAAGTTTGACTTTGTGCTCACAGTCATCTATAGCAGTTTCATCATAACCTTTATATGAGCTTCGTAACACATTTAAAGATGCAATCTAAGAGTTTCAGGAATTTGACCATCACTACTTGGTTGTTTCAGTGAATGCCAAGGAAAAACATCCCAGTACCTTATTCCAGGGTCACTCATACTATGGCCATGGTAACGGTAGGTCTGTAACTCCATCACAATAGGAcccttaaagagaaaaaaaccaacaaatcaGCACAGGGCATGTTACCACCTTAAGGGACCAATATGTGGCTATAGCAGCAAGTATTTGCTATAGGTGAAATGCACCAGTGATGAATGATTGTAACTCAgtgtttttctccatttaatttTCACAATACTACCACAACTAGTAAAATGCAGCTTCACtcttttcaaatgaaagcaTAGATTGATACTGTGAACTTTTATTCTCACATTCTTACTGAGTGGcattaaataacttcttcccTCCCAGGGTCCTTCCACCATTAGTCAGACTATTTCCAAATGCCAACTGTTTCACTGCAAAGTCTGAACTCACAGAACCTTATTCTTCTGCACAaacccttctctttttctgttgtacATTCCCAGGGCAAACCTCATTTCaccaaacattaaaaaaaatgcaaacccaGTGTATGGTACTTGGATGACAGACACTAATGCTGATTCACATGCTAATGCTGATCTACATCTGTGTAAATATGCAATGATTAGTATGTTCCTTCATGCTTCCCCTAATTCATCTCTTCAAAGACAACAACTGCCTGACAGCCAGGACACCTTTCACAACAAAATTTAACTGAAGTagaaatggggggaaaatgTGCCAGAGCGTTGGCACAGATACatctattttaaatgtttgagATCACTTGCATGCTAATGAATTCTAACAATATTAAAATCCTACACAATTGCTACATGTACAATACTattaagaaaaaagggaaataaatgtcAAAATGTTTGAACAGTGACTGGAGACAATGGGCTAGATTTACTTTTTAATGCAGCAGTAATATGGCTAAGTATTTCACCTATGTAAAAGGAATGACGACTACAGACTTACTTTGCCAgatctgcagtgctcagctgcaAACTTCGTTGCTTCTCGAACACAGAGAACATCCATGCCATCcacctgaaaacagaaactacacgctgaggcaaaaaaatgccaaaaccCAAACTTCCAATTTCAGCACTTCAACAAGCACAACATGAATTCAGTTGCAAATTTTCCTATATTTAAGaagtatttataaatttatgtataaataaatacatacatgtgtGCATGCCCGTTCTCTCCCTCAAAAAAACAACAGTGTCTGTACTCACCCTGAGACCTGGAATGAAGTTTCCTCTTCTGTAGTATTCAGTACTGGCTGCAGCTCTTTCATTTGAAGTTCCCATTCCATACCGGTTATTCTCACAGACAAAAATACAAGGCAACTTCCACAAGGCAGCCATGTTGTATGCTTCAAATACCTGGccctgaaagaaaaagttgcATCTAGACAGGGACATTGGCCTTCAGGCATTAGGCTCTACTGAAAATCATTTGTCTGTAGAGGTCTAGCTAGGAGAAATTTCAATCCTAAAAGTGATCTGAAAACAGCCActtgctgcatttcagcagGAATTAAAGAGAAGGTACACTAAGTAGTGTGACCTTCATTTCAACTATTATATCACAGAACTTAATTTTGAAACCCATGTCAGTATCTGTGTTAGGGTAGCACAAAACCTTCAACTTTAACTGGAATATTTTTGCAGCAGTCAAAAATCTGTCATAATTAATTAATCTGGCAGGATGCTGCTATAGCAAAGAAAAGTTTAACCACAGTGGCTGTATCAGCCTTGCTACTCTAAGACAGACACAGAGAAAACTAAGAACTGGGATCTTGCATCTGCTTTGAAAGTGGGAAATTTTATCAACAATACACTCTAAACAACTAGTTTCTTATCTGGCTGAGTGTTTCTGCTGATAACATGACAAGACTGGCCAGAATGTCAATAGTAAGCAGCTCTGTGAGCTGCTCTGTTCTCTGTCTTCAAAAAGCTAGGTTATGTGTTTCTCCATATTCAGCAGCTGTCACCTTCACTACTGTTGTTCAGAGATCTccttacaacacaaacacttAAGGGTGACACAAGTGAGCCATGTGCAACCGGAAAGAGGAGAGCAAGAGTGACTGGAAAACCCTCCCCCCATGACTCACATAGCATTCACATAATTAACTGTTTGCTCCACACACTCCTTGAATAGCTACGGAAGTGAAGGAGCTGAGCAGCTGTCTTTCCACGACAGCAACAAGTGTAGAGCTCAAAACGGGCGTGGGGAAGGACAGATGTTTACACAGGTCaaaaacatgataaaaaaaTCCAGACACAAGCTACATTCCTGATATACAAAGAGCATACTCTTCATATAATTCTTGAAGGACTAACACATATAACACGTTCTAGTACGCTAATTTGCAAGGTGCATGAAACCTACATGAAGTTTGTCTCAGTGCACAACACTTCGCAACAAAAGCCCTAACAAAAACTGCAGTGAGCTGTAGAACCAAGGGTGTGCATACCCTTCTCTCTCTAGGactattttttctgtattagttGTCTCTTTTTAGTGAAGTATCCTCTCAGCAGAAAGCCCGACAAACAATCAGAGCAGAAGCTCCAAGTCAGATActgcctgggcagcagcacTACCAAGGTAGGGCGAGAGGTGCTCCCCACTACTTGATGGAAAGGCAGAGCTCACAGCTCACAGCTCACAGAACgaaaacaaaccaccaacagccactctccTCCTCACCACACCACACCAGACAAAGCTGATTTACCTGACTGGCTGCACCATCCCCATGTAAGGTCGTGCAGACTTCATTTTTACCAAAGTATTTACAGGCCAGCGCAATCCCAGCTCCAAGAGGAACCTATCACAgagtacaagaaaaaaacaccatttTAC
This Lathamus discolor isolate bLatDis1 chromosome 4, bLatDis1.hap1, whole genome shotgun sequence DNA region includes the following protein-coding sequences:
- the LOC136013472 gene encoding pyruvate dehydrogenase E1 component subunit alpha, mitochondrial-like, translated to MELKADQLYKQKIIRGFCHLYDGQEACCVGIEAAIKPTDHVITAYRVHGFTYTRGVPIREILTELTGRKGGCAKGKGGSMHMYAKNVYGGNGIVGAQVPLGAGIALACKYFGKNEVCTTLHGDGAASQGQVFEAYNMAALWKLPCIFVCENNRYGMGTSNERAAASTEYYRRGNFIPGLRVDGMDVLCVREATKFAAEHCRSGKGPIVMELQTYRYHGHSMSDPGISYRTREEIQEVRSKSDPITLLKDRMVNNNLASIEELKDIDVAVRKEIEEAAQFATTDPEPPLEDLCQHIYFNEPPFEVRGPNQWISYKSTS